From Aptenodytes patagonicus chromosome 1, bAptPat1.pri.cur, whole genome shotgun sequence, one genomic window encodes:
- the CCDC181 gene encoding coiled-coil domain-containing protein 181, which yields MSEKEDQGDPADTGDLTESGEYEDDFEKDLEWLINEEEKENVGERENPEKNEEDIEAQIVKVADKFEEDNEEMEENPDQVSEADVDAKVRPSNEESLESGSDTKQGDRVSDTDSESSIQESKLENQQELDEEEDEEIKRYILEKIEEANKLLENQAPVDQNRERKLKFKDKLVDLEVPPLEDAEVCKSDLARGDDVSNRLSRLHISNEMGQENTSLSPHAGKDEEEKDGNILVEKDGKFELLSLRDIESQGFLPPISVSFTDIETQHMSPKSSHYGPFGTVSGVKEVPTVRPGAHSFSPGGEECVYFPKPPSNPKRRPNSAINAARGLGRRKTPQRVQSANVPVRSSTYCLSPRQKELRKQLEQRKEKLRKEEEERKREQEEQKKRENEMVFKAWLQKKKEQVQEEKRLRRAKELEDVNSKERSRNPEEAFKLWLKKKHQEHMKEKQIEILRRQAEGIAFFPRTEECNRAFKEWLKRKREEKRAEELAAKERARQLRLEARRAKQMQNIRCISSEPKSFRFTDHYS from the exons ATGAGCGAAAAGGAAGACCAAGGAGATCCAGCAGATACGGGTGATTTAACAGAAAGTGGAGAATATGAGGATGACTTTGAAAAAGACCTCGAATGGCTaattaatgaagaagaaaaagaaaacgttGGTGAAAGAGAG aatcctgaaaaaaatgaagaggataTTGAAGCACAAATTGTTAAAGTTGCGGACAAGTTTGAGGAAGACaatgaggaaatggaagaaaatccagATCAGGTTTCAGAGGCAGATGTAGATGCAAAAGTGAGACCCTCCAATGAAGAGAGTTTGGAATCCGGGTCTGATACTAAACAGGGGGACCGTGTATCTGATACTGATAGTGAAAGCTCTATCCAGGAATCCAAGCTGGAAAACCAGCAGGAACTggatgaggaagaggatgaagaaataaAGCGTTACATCTTGGAAAAGATTGAAGAAGCCAACAAACTGCTGGAGAATCAAGCTCCCGTGGATCAGAACAGAGAACGGAAATTAAAATTTAAGGATAAGTTGGTGGATCTTGAAGTTCCTCCTCTAGAAGATGCTGAAGTTTGTAAAAGTGACCTTGCAAGAGGAGATGATGTTTCAAATAGGCTATCTCGGTTGCATATTTCTAATGAAATGGGACAGGAAAACACATCACTTTCACCACATGCTGGCAAGGATGAGGAAGAGAAGGATGGTAATATCCTAGTGGAAAAAGATGGGAAGTTTGAACTCTTAAGTTTACGTGATATTGAAAGCCAGGGCTTTTTGCCCCCTATAAGTGTTTCTTTTACTGATATTGAAACTCAACATATGTCTCCAAAATCTTCACACTACGGTCCTTTTGGCACTGTCTCTGGAGTGAAGGAAGTACCTACAGTAAGACCAGGAGCACATTCTTTTTCTCCTGGTGGAGAAGAGTGTGTGTATTTCCCTAAGCCTCCGTCTAACCCTAAGCGTCGTCCAAATTCTGCTATCAATGCTGCAAGAGGTCTGGGAAGACGGAAGACTCCGCAGAGAGTGCAGTCTGCAAATGTGCCCGTGAGAAGCTCCACTTACTGTCTTTCTCCCAGACAAAAAGAATTGCGGAAGCAGTtagaacaaaggaaagaaaaactgaggAAAGAG gaagaagaaaggaaaagggaacaagaagaacagaagaaaagagagaatgagaTGGTTTTTAAAGCTTggttacagaagaagaaagaacaagtGCAAGAAGAGAAGCGACTTCGTCGTGCAAAGGAGCTAGAAGACGTGAACAGCAAA gaaaggaGCAGGAATCCAGAAGAAGCCTTCAAGTTATGGCTTAAAAAAAAGCACCAAgaacacatgaaagaaaaacagatagaAATTTTGAGACGCCAAGCTGAGGGAATTGCCTTTTTTCCAAGAACAGAGGAATGCAACAGAGCCTTTAAAGA ATggctaaaaagaaagagagaagaaaaacgaGCAGAAGAACTAGCTGCTaaagagcgagcaaggcagcttAGATTAGAAGCCAGAAGAGCAAAACAGATGCAGAACATCCGCTGCATTAGTTCAGAGCCCAAATCCTTTCGCTTCACAGACCATTACAGTTGA
- the BLZF1 gene encoding golgin-45 → MTSLEKVDDASSPIRGPGDGMETEQTAESVEVITGANTTNHHIHHSPPKKTVSSLSPGVLQLGKVHADKSVEIEAIRILVPKAAITHVVPTRNAKVAKSVGHKGDTFHQSDGAADPKKEQLELKNAIEKLKNSEKRLLQDKEGLSNQLRIQTEVNRELKKLLVASVGDDLEYHFERMAREKNQLILENEVLGRNMSQLSEQLERMSIQCDVWRSKFLASRVMADELTNTRAILQRQTRDAQSAIQDLLNERDQFRQEMIDTQKLLEELMVSLQWGRQQTYYPSAQPYTTTELAAVNCKLAKAVSSHLLGNVGTNSPKKTSTAVEFCNTPAEKMAEMVLRVLDPAARTETTTEVSFSETSPSSFLSTKKNIGRFHPYTRYEDVTFNCCNHCQGELIAL, encoded by the exons ATGACATCTCTAGAAAAAG TTGATGATGCCTCGTCACCCATCCGAGGACCTGGAGATGGCATGGAAACAGAGCAGACAGCTGAATCAGTGGAAGTAATCACTGGAGCCAACACTACGAACCATCACATCCACCACAGCCCACCTAAAAAGACAGTCTCTTCCTTGAGTCCTGGAGTTCTGCAGCTAGGGAAAGTACATGCTGATAAATCAGTGGAGATTGAAGCTATTCGTATATTAGTCCCCAAAGCAGCTATCACCCATGTTGTTCCAACTAGAAATGCTAAGGTAGCTAAATCAGTGGGACATAAAGGAGACACGTTCCATCAGTCAGATGGAGCTGCAGATCCCAAGAAAGAACAGCTAGAGCTGAAAAATGCAATTGAAAAGCTAAAGAATTCAGAAAAACGGTTGTTACAGGATAAAGAAGGTCTCTCTAATCAGCTGCGTATACAGACAGAG GTGAATCGGGAGCTGAAGAAATTACTTGTTGCTTCTGTTGGGGATGATCTGGAGTATCACTTTGAACGGATGGCTCGTGAGAAAAATCAGCTAATCCTAGAAAATGAAGTCCTGGGCCGGAATATGTCTCAGTTGTCTGAACAATTAGAGCGCATGTCTATACAATGTGATGTGTGGCGAAGCAAATTCCTAGCGAGCAG GGTTATGGCTGATGAGCTAACCAATACCAGAGCAATTCTTCAGCGTCAAACCAGGGATGCGCAAAGTGCAATCCAGGACTTGCTGAATGAACGTGATCAGTTCCGTCAAGAGATGATTGATACACAGAA gctgctggaggagctgatgGTTTCCCTTCAGTGGGGGAGACAACAGACATACTATCCTAGTGCCCAACCTTACACTACAACAGAGCTAGCAGCTGTGAATTGTAAGCTAGCCAAAGCTGTAAGCTCGCATCTTCTTGGAAATGTTGGCACTAACAGTCCAAAAAAGACTTCAACAGCTGTGGAGTTTTGCAATACCCCTGCTGAGAAAATGGCTGAAATG GTGCTACGTGTACTGGATCCAGCTGCACGTacagaaacaacaacagaagtttctttttctgagaCTTCTCCATCCTCCTTCCTTTCCACAAAGAAGAATATCGGAAGGTTTCACCCATATACAAGATACGAAGATGTAACTTTCAATTGTTGCAATCACTGTCAAGGAGAGCTGATCGCCCTTTAA